In Aliarcobacter faecis, a genomic segment contains:
- a CDS encoding AraC family transcriptional regulator: MKKETLEKRTKIANDIMYYIYTHIDTNIDIEELSHDLGISKFHMHRIFKEIFARNIYESIKSIRLQKASNLLLTNKYSTISSIVNSCGYSSQSSFIKIFKERFGMSPKEWKNGGYKEYSNEIIKQSKFAMKSKASFENITPTIVKEKAIESFYIRNRGYNKNIEATWQKLQTWVLTNSIKSYKRAALFHDNPTITPLDECQYIACIIVDDDKNIKSDRIPKFKISEGVYAKFDLKAKAEDLLPFIQWVYHEWLPKSEYETTTKPSYAIYDKLDFIDGDDEFEFSFYVSINY; the protein is encoded by the coding sequence ATGAAAAAAGAGACTTTAGAGAAAAGAACAAAAATAGCAAATGATATTATGTATTATATCTATACTCACATTGATACAAATATTGATATAGAAGAACTTAGTCATGATTTAGGAATTAGTAAATTTCATATGCACCGTATATTTAAAGAGATTTTTGCTCGTAATATTTATGAAAGTATAAAATCAATACGACTTCAAAAAGCATCAAATTTATTGCTTACAAATAAATATTCTACAATTTCAAGTATTGTAAACTCTTGTGGTTATTCATCACAATCTTCTTTTATTAAGATATTTAAAGAGAGATTTGGAATGAGTCCAAAAGAGTGGAAAAATGGTGGGTATAAAGAGTATTCTAATGAGATTATAAAACAGTCAAAATTTGCTATGAAATCAAAAGCTAGTTTTGAAAATATTACACCAACTATTGTAAAAGAAAAAGCAATAGAGAGTTTTTACATAAGAAATAGGGGATATAATAAAAATATTGAAGCAACTTGGCAAAAACTTCAGACTTGGGTTTTAACAAATAGTATAAAATCATATAAAAGAGCTGCTCTTTTTCATGACAACCCAACTATTACTCCACTTGATGAGTGTCAATATATTGCTTGTATAATTGTTGATGATGATAAAAATATTAAAAGTGATAGAATCCCAAAATTTAAAATTTCTGAAGGGGTCTATGCAAAGTTTGATTTAAAAGCAAAAGCTGAAGATTTACTCCCTTTTATTCAATGGGTTTACCATGAGTGGTTACCAAAAAGTGAATATGAAACAACTACAAAACCATCTTATGCAATATATGATAAGTTAGATTTTATAGATGGAGATGATGAGTTTGAGTTTAGTTTTTATGTCTCAATAAATTATTAA
- a CDS encoding OadG family protein translates to MEALLQALFSFFIIMGIGSTILLVIGFLLKSKGVTFVEFFPKKPEPTTSQVIYNNVISQAPTTNTYGIDARKVAAIMAAIEHHTKKA, encoded by the coding sequence GTGGAAGCCCTACTACAAGCACTATTTAGCTTTTTTATAATTATGGGAATAGGATCAACTATACTTTTAGTTATTGGTTTTTTGCTAAAATCAAAAGGTGTTACTTTTGTTGAATTTTTTCCAAAAAAACCAGAGCCTACAACGTCTCAAGTAATCTATAATAATGTTATTTCTCAAGCACCAACAACTAATACATATGGAATTGATGCTAGAAAAGTAGCTGCTATTATGGCTGCAATTGAGCATCATACAAAGAAGGCATAA
- a CDS encoding biotin/lipoyl-containing protein encodes MAKKYIDIMDTTFRDGFQSVFGGRVLMNDFFPAVQAAKEAGINHFEFGGGARFQSLFFYLQENAFDMMDKFREIVGPDANLQTLARGINTVMLDTGSRELIDLHAKLFAKHGTTTIRNFDALNDVQNLEYSAQCIKNHGLKHEAVVTLMDLPPNCTGAHDVPFYEKTLRNILDSGLPFDSICFKDASGTSSPNKVFETIKMARKLLGESTHIRLHTHETAGVSVACYLAALEAGADGIDLAASPVSGGTSQPDILTMLHATKGMNYDLGGLEINKILKYEEVLADCLKDYFLPPEATQVSPLIPFSPMPGGALTANTQMMRDNGTLNKFPEVIKAMQEVVEKGGFGTSVTPVSQFYWQQAYANVMFGPWKQIAPGYGRMVLGYFGKTPVEPDKEIIELAAQKLKLEPTSQNPLDIADADPKKRIDVWKQRLEIEGIETSEENIFIAAACDEKGIAYLKGNGPLNVRKNCTNEVKETKQKGENKMANGNYTVVVDGQRFNVSVFEGDVQNIQVAQPVQQVAQPVVQTPAPVQTAPVAAAKPVYNGTEVPAAVNGNVWKILVKEGDRVEKDQQIMILEAMKMEIDILAPVSGTISKILTEPSKAVEEGQVLAVIA; translated from the coding sequence ATGGCAAAAAAATATATTGATATTATGGATACTACTTTTAGAGATGGATTTCAATCTGTTTTTGGAGGTAGAGTTTTAATGAATGACTTTTTTCCAGCTGTACAAGCTGCAAAAGAGGCTGGAATTAATCACTTTGAATTTGGTGGAGGAGCTAGATTTCAATCTTTATTTTTCTATCTTCAAGAGAATGCTTTTGATATGATGGATAAATTTAGAGAAATTGTTGGTCCTGATGCAAATTTACAAACTCTTGCTCGTGGTATAAACACAGTTATGCTTGATACTGGAAGTAGAGAGCTAATAGACCTTCATGCAAAGCTTTTTGCAAAGCATGGAACAACAACTATTAGAAATTTTGATGCCTTAAATGATGTTCAAAATCTTGAATATTCTGCACAATGTATCAAAAATCATGGTTTAAAACATGAAGCTGTTGTAACACTTATGGATTTACCACCAAACTGTACAGGAGCTCATGATGTTCCTTTTTATGAAAAGACTTTAAGAAATATTCTTGATAGTGGATTACCTTTTGACTCTATTTGCTTTAAAGATGCAAGTGGTACAAGTAGTCCAAATAAAGTTTTTGAAACTATTAAAATGGCAAGAAAACTTTTAGGTGAATCTACTCATATTAGACTTCATACTCATGAAACAGCTGGTGTTTCAGTTGCTTGTTATCTAGCTGCTTTAGAAGCTGGAGCTGATGGTATAGATTTAGCTGCAAGCCCAGTTAGTGGAGGAACATCTCAACCTGATATTCTTACAATGCTTCACGCAACAAAAGGTATGAACTATGATTTAGGTGGTTTAGAGATTAATAAAATCTTAAAATATGAAGAAGTTTTAGCTGATTGTTTAAAGGATTATTTCCTTCCACCTGAGGCTACTCAAGTATCTCCACTTATTCCATTCTCACCAATGCCTGGAGGTGCTTTAACAGCAAATACTCAAATGATGAGAGATAATGGAACACTAAACAAATTCCCTGAAGTAATTAAAGCAATGCAAGAAGTTGTAGAAAAAGGTGGATTTGGTACAAGTGTAACTCCAGTTTCACAATTTTATTGGCAACAAGCATATGCAAATGTTATGTTTGGACCTTGGAAACAAATAGCTCCAGGATATGGACGAATGGTTTTAGGTTACTTTGGTAAAACTCCAGTTGAACCAGATAAAGAGATTATAGAATTAGCTGCTCAAAAACTAAAACTTGAACCAACATCTCAAAATCCTTTAGATATAGCAGATGCTGATCCTAAAAAAAGAATTGATGTTTGGAAACAAAGATTAGAGATAGAAGGTATAGAAACAAGTGAAGAGAATATATTTATAGCTGCTGCTTGTGATGAGAAAGGTATTGCATATTTAAAAGGAAATGGTCCTTTAAATGTAAGAAAGAATTGTACAAATGAAGTAAAAGAAACAAAACAAAAAGGAGAAAATAAAATGGCAAATGGAAATTATACAGTTGTAGTAGATGGTCAAAGATTTAATGTATCGGTTTTTGAGGGAGATGTTCAAAATATTCAAGTAGCACAACCTGTGCAACAAGTTGCTCAACCAGTAGTTCAAACTCCAGCACCAGTTCAAACGGCTCCTGTAGCAGCTGCAAAACCAGTTTATAATGGTACAGAAGTTCCAGCAGCAGTAAATGGAAATGTATGGAAAATACTTGTAAAAGAAGGAGATAGAGTTGAAAAAGATCAACAAATTATGATCTTAGAAGCTATGAAAATGGAGATAGATATTCTTGCACCAGTTTCTGGGACAATCAGCAAAATATTAACAGAGCCTTCAAAAGCAGTTGAAGAAGGTCAAGTTCTAGCAGTTATTGCTTAA
- a CDS encoding thiazole synthase, with protein sequence MSDILKIGKYELNSRLIVGSGKYKDFATTREATLASGSDLITVAIRRVNITNPNEENLLDYFKDTNIKFLPNSAGCKNAQETVTTFRLMREATGIDLIKLEIIGDFSKTLYPDVIETIKACEILKKDGFTVMAYTSDDLIVAKRLEDAGVDAIMPLAAPIGSGLGIQNRYNIAFIKDSVKVPVIVDAGVGCASDAAICMELGADGVLTNTAIACAKDPISMAIAMKHAVIAGRLGYKAGRIEKKPFASASSPLNGLIQF encoded by the coding sequence ATGAGTGATATATTAAAAATAGGAAAATATGAGTTAAATAGTAGATTAATTGTTGGAAGTGGTAAATATAAAGATTTTGCTACAACAAGAGAAGCAACACTTGCAAGTGGAAGTGATTTAATAACTGTTGCAATAAGAAGAGTAAATATTACAAATCCAAATGAAGAGAATTTATTAGATTATTTTAAAGATACAAATATTAAATTTTTACCAAATAGTGCAGGATGTAAGAATGCCCAAGAGACAGTTACAACTTTTAGACTTATGAGAGAAGCGACAGGAATTGATTTAATAAAACTTGAGATTATTGGAGATTTTAGTAAAACTTTATATCCTGATGTAATAGAGACAATAAAAGCTTGTGAAATATTAAAAAAAGATGGTTTTACAGTTATGGCATATACAAGTGATGATTTAATCGTTGCAAAAAGACTTGAAGATGCTGGAGTTGATGCTATTATGCCTTTAGCTGCTCCAATTGGAAGTGGATTGGGTATTCAAAATAGATATAATATAGCATTTATAAAAGATAGCGTAAAAGTTCCAGTTATTGTTGATGCTGGGGTTGGATGTGCAAGTGATGCGGCTATTTGTATGGAATTAGGAGCTGATGGAGTTTTAACAAATACAGCAATTGCTTGTGCAAAAGATCCTATATCTATGGCAATAGCTATGAAACACGCAGTAATTGCTGGAAGGTTAGGATATAAGGCTGGAAGAATAGAGAAAAAACCATTTGCAAGTGCCTCTTCTCCACTTAATGGACTGATTCAATTTTAA
- the cutA gene encoding divalent-cation tolerance protein CutA encodes MKTVIIQTTTSSKDEAKKIAKVLIEEKLAACVQLKEIESIYSWDNSLCCDKETLLNIKTKKELFCKIKSRILELHSYDVPEIIELDISNISEDYLKFIKENTI; translated from the coding sequence ATGAAAACAGTTATTATTCAAACAACAACTTCCAGTAAAGATGAAGCAAAAAAGATAGCTAAAGTTTTGATAGAAGAGAAATTGGCTGCTTGTGTGCAATTAAAAGAGATAGAGTCTATTTATAGTTGGGATAATAGTTTATGTTGTGATAAGGAAACACTTTTAAATATAAAGACAAAAAAAGAGCTTTTTTGTAAAATTAAAAGTAGAATTTTAGAGCTTCATAGTTATGATGTGCCAGAAATTATCGAATTAGATATTTCAAATATTAGTGAAGATTATTTAAAATTTATAAAGGAAAATACAATATGA
- a CDS encoding NAD(P)H-hydrate dehydratase has product MKKIFDEVRSLDKRAVENFYLTEDILMEHASISIQNYIIKKFKKNRTILIVCGSGNNGADGIALARLLHKRFEVSLYLAKNPKTNIGKLQEKRAKSIGINFVDEIFQADIIVDCLFGTGLNNELEQKDIYLIDRLNNFNSFKIACDIPSGINCFGQVLQIAFKADITITMGALKTALLSDIAKDFVGKIKVATLGVENEFFQIPTNKYLLEKSDLILPFRDKKNSHKGIFGHLNIISGDKIGASIIASNAAFSFGVGLVTIICQNEKVVPYHIMQSKNITQNCTAIALGMGLGKIEDKELEYIMKLDIPKVLDADIFYNSLIAKYLDENIVLTPHPKEFVSLLKLTNIADISVEELQNNRFLYVEKFCKVYPKITLLLKGANVVISQNETIYINNFGSSKLSKAGSGDVLSGLIASLLAQGYKPLEATIYGSLAHTLAAKNYKKNNYSLTPQDLIKEIKIL; this is encoded by the coding sequence GTGAAAAAGATATTTGATGAAGTAAGAAGTTTGGACAAAAGAGCAGTAGAAAATTTTTACTTAACAGAAGATATCTTAATGGAACATGCTTCTATATCTATTCAAAACTACATTATAAAAAAATTTAAAAAAAATAGAACTATCTTAATTGTTTGTGGAAGTGGAAATAATGGTGCAGATGGTATAGCTTTGGCTAGACTTCTTCATAAAAGATTTGAAGTTAGTCTATATTTAGCAAAAAATCCAAAAACTAATATTGGAAAACTCCAAGAGAAAAGAGCAAAAAGTATAGGTATAAATTTTGTAGATGAGATTTTTCAAGCAGATATTATTGTAGATTGTCTATTTGGTACAGGTTTAAATAATGAGTTAGAGCAAAAGGATATTTATTTAATAGATAGATTAAATAACTTTAACTCTTTTAAAATAGCTTGTGATATTCCAAGTGGAATAAACTGTTTTGGACAAGTTTTACAAATAGCTTTTAAAGCTGATATTACAATAACTATGGGAGCTTTAAAAACAGCACTTTTAAGTGATATTGCTAAAGATTTTGTAGGTAAAATAAAAGTTGCTACTTTAGGAGTAGAAAATGAATTTTTTCAAATTCCTACAAATAAATATCTACTTGAAAAATCTGATTTAATTTTGCCATTTAGAGATAAGAAAAATTCTCATAAGGGAATTTTTGGACACTTAAATATAATTTCTGGAGATAAAATAGGTGCTTCAATTATAGCTTCAAATGCTGCTTTTTCTTTTGGAGTAGGTCTTGTAACAATTATTTGTCAAAATGAAAAAGTAGTTCCATACCATATAATGCAAAGTAAAAATATTACCCAAAATTGTACAGCAATAGCTTTGGGTATGGGATTGGGAAAAATTGAAGATAAAGAGCTTGAATATATAATGAAGTTAGATATTCCAAAAGTTTTAGATGCAGATATATTTTATAACTCTTTAATAGCTAAATATTTAGATGAAAATATAGTTTTAACTCCTCATCCAAAAGAGTTTGTGTCTTTACTAAAATTAACAAATATTGCAGATATTAGTGTTGAAGAGTTACAAAATAATAGGTTTTTATATGTGGAGAAGTTTTGTAAAGTTTATCCAAAAATTACACTTTTATTGAAAGGTGCAAATGTTGTTATTTCACAAAATGAAACAATATATATAAATAATTTTGGAAGTTCAAAATTAAGTAAAGCAGGAAGTGGAGATGTTTTAAGTGGACTTATTGCTTCACTTTTGGCTCAAGGGTATAAGCCTTTAGAAGCAACTATTTATGGAAGTTTAGCCCATACACTAGCAGCTAAGAATTATAAGAAAAATAACTACTCTTTAACTCCACAAGATTTGATAAAAGAGATTAAAATATTATGA
- a CDS encoding translation initiation factor, whose amino-acid sequence MGIAEKLALGLGAKLEGNIFDTKKDDKSKLKDEKIILPKNQHQLVFSLEKRNGKPVTIIGKFQIVDEKRKEILKLLKTKLACGGSIKDENIEIQGDLKDKIRIILVDNGWKFKN is encoded by the coding sequence ATGGGAATTGCAGAGAAGTTAGCTTTAGGACTTGGGGCTAAATTAGAAGGTAATATATTTGATACAAAAAAAGATGATAAAAGTAAATTAAAAGATGAAAAAATCATATTGCCAAAAAATCAGCACCAACTTGTTTTTTCTCTTGAAAAAAGAAATGGAAAACCAGTAACAATTATTGGAAAATTCCAAATAGTAGATGAAAAAAGAAAAGAGATTTTAAAACTACTTAAAACAAAACTTGCCTGTGGAGGTTCAATAAAAGATGAAAATATTGAAATACAGGGAGATTTAAAGGATAAAATTAGAATTATTTTAGTGGATAATGGTTGGAAATTTAAAAACTAA
- the tsaD gene encoding tRNA (adenosine(37)-N6)-threonylcarbamoyltransferase complex transferase subunit TsaD produces the protein MILAIESSCDDSSISITKIDTLELVFHKKISQELEHSFYGGVVPELAARLHIEALPKILEECKDYLKNLKAVAVTNAPGLSVTLTEGVAMAKAISIALNIPLIAVNHLKGHIYSLFIEKEAIFPITVLLVSGGHTQIIEANSLTNMNILAKTLDDSFGESFDKVSKMLNLGYPGGPIVEKYSKKGDYNRFDFPIPLSQSPRIEFSYSGLKNAVRLKVEELERTNLDEQDISDICASFQKTAVDHILQKLKKLFKQKTIKDFAIVGGASANLYLRQELENLCSIYNTTLHLSELKYCSDNAAMIGRVAVEQYKENDFISLEDLDIKTRLKDY, from the coding sequence ATGATTTTAGCTATTGAATCTTCTTGTGATGATAGTTCTATATCTATTACAAAAATAGATACATTAGAACTTGTTTTTCATAAAAAAATATCTCAAGAGTTAGAGCATAGCTTTTATGGTGGAGTAGTTCCAGAATTAGCAGCAAGATTACATATTGAAGCGTTACCTAAAATACTTGAAGAGTGTAAAGATTATTTAAAAAATTTAAAAGCAGTTGCAGTTACAAATGCTCCTGGATTAAGTGTTACTTTAACTGAGGGTGTTGCTATGGCAAAAGCAATAAGTATTGCTTTAAATATTCCATTAATTGCAGTAAATCATCTAAAAGGGCATATCTATTCACTTTTTATTGAAAAAGAGGCAATTTTTCCTATAACTGTTCTTTTGGTTTCAGGTGGACATACTCAAATAATTGAAGCAAATAGTTTAACTAATATGAATATTCTAGCAAAAACTTTAGATGATAGTTTTGGAGAGAGTTTTGATAAAGTTTCAAAGATGTTAAATCTAGGATATCCAGGTGGTCCAATTGTAGAAAAATATTCAAAAAAAGGGGATTATAATAGATTTGATTTTCCTATTCCTCTTTCTCAAAGTCCAAGAATTGAGTTTAGTTACTCTGGACTTAAAAATGCAGTAAGATTGAAAGTTGAGGAGCTTGAACGCACCAATTTAGATGAACAAGATATAAGTGATATATGTGCTAGTTTTCAAAAAACAGCAGTTGATCATATCTTGCAAAAATTAAAAAAACTATTTAAGCAAAAAACTATAAAAGATTTTGCAATAGTTGGTGGGGCAAGTGCAAATTTATATTTAAGGCAAGAGTTGGAAAATCTTTGCTCTATTTATAATACTACTTTGCATTTAAGTGAATTGAAGTATTGTTCAGATAATGCTGCTATGATTGGAAGAGTTGCAGTCGAACAGTATAAAGAAAATGATTTTATAAGTCTGGAAGATTTAGATATAAAGACAAGATTAAAGGATTACTAA
- a CDS encoding RBBP9/YdeN family alpha/beta hydrolase — protein sequence MSKNSSKRVLILHGLSGSSYPHWQAYLAIDLIKEDFIVSFPELPNKNSPNLDEWKSFVKKELEHFKPNIVVCHSLANILWFHICEDLDINLDKLMLVAPVRNEELKEAKTFFPYPVSKNLRAKEIIMACSTNDPYMSLDEAIALQSRLNIGMKIMENAGHINPSAGFGKLDCALDWIKREEVCEENL from the coding sequence TTACATGGGCTTAGCGGAAGCTCATATCCACATTGGCAAGCCTATTTAGCTATAGATTTAATAAAAGAAGATTTTATAGTATCTTTTCCAGAATTACCAAATAAAAATAGTCCCAATTTAGATGAATGGAAAAGTTTTGTAAAAAAAGAGTTAGAGCATTTTAAACCAAATATTGTAGTTTGCCACTCTTTAGCAAATATATTGTGGTTTCATATTTGTGAAGATTTAGATATAAATCTCGATAAACTAATGTTAGTAGCTCCAGTAAGAAATGAAGAGTTAAAGGAGGCAAAAACTTTTTTCCCTTATCCTGTATCAAAAAATTTAAGAGCAAAAGAGATTATAATGGCTTGTTCGACAAATGATCCATATATGAGCTTAGATGAAGCAATAGCTTTACAAAGCAGATTAAATATTGGTATGAAAATTATGGAAAATGCTGGACATATAAATCCAAGTGCTGGATTTGGAAAGCTTGATTGTGCATTAGATTGGATAAAAAGAGAAGAAGTTTGTGAGGAAAATCTATGA